The sequence below is a genomic window from Dermacentor albipictus isolate Rhodes 1998 colony chromosome 2, USDA_Dalb.pri_finalv2, whole genome shotgun sequence.
CCTGGCATGGCAGAAGTTCTACTTCGGGCAACAGAAGCCGAGGGCTCAAACAAGAGCAGACATGCAGTGCTCACACCAGTCGCTGAAGCCATCGTGGAAGTTTCTTGGGTGGAGGGCATGTATAGTTATGCCATGGAGTAATGTCACGTTACAATGGCACTGATAACACGAGCAGGCTCAACTTTTAAGTGTGGCTGCAGATTCAAGCTTTCAGAGTAAGTTTCAAAGTGGCAGAGTAATCACGAGATCAAACTCACTTTGACGAGGGACACCATGCTCCAGGGCAGCACGTAGGCGTGCTCCGAAAGGAGGTAGCTGAGCGGTACGTCCAGTAAGCCGACGTACTTTCTCAGCTTGTTCACCGACTCGAGTACAAAAAGTCTGCAGCCTTTTTTTTGGGGATGAAAGAAAAAGGCAATCAGGGAAGCCTGTCTCGAGAAACCTTTCCGAATTTGCAACAGTGCATTTGCCAACACCTACCTGCGGGAGCGAGGTCCTTTTTAAGTATGCCCCTAAGAGATAAGAAGAATGATGCATCAATCATCACACAGTTGCACTAAAACCATACAAGATTATGCAATTCAGTGCAAGCTGAATTTTACtggtttgtgaattaactatcaTAAGGTGCTAACAGATTGCAAGGCCATGATAATGTAACGATTATAGTATATTCCAATTCTATTCCTTTTCCGCACTTTGTGAGTGGCTTTGGTTGCGCACTACCTTTCTTATCACTACAATAAGTTGGCCATTCAGAGCAAGCTAACGCATATTACACTTCAGGAATTTACTATCCTAAGATGCCAACAGATGCTTATCCCATGGAAAGGATAGACGAAATCAAGGCCAATATTCTAGTATTCCAATTCTATTCCTTTCTATGCTTTTGTCACAGATCTGAACAAGGCTCTGCCTATGCTATCGCTAGGATCAGCTGATCGTGAGCAATGAATGATAAGAAAGGAATACAGATGACTGAAAAGAATAGTTTACATTATATCTTCCAACCTAACTTTAATTTTAACTGAAATAAAATATTAAATTTGCTGCACTTCTTTTCAATTCAGAGCTAAAGGGGCATGAATGCAAAAGGAAACACCTTTTTTGGCTGAGGTTTAGACTTGGACATGCCTTGCTGCCTCAGTACCAAGCCAGAGAGCTAGTACTTTATGCATGCTATACTATAACAACACATTACTGCTGCACACATTTATTGCACATCCACTAAATAAGTGGAAAATGTGTTTCTGCACTTTGGCATTAATACGTACACGACACCCTTGTGAACTGCTATGTGATTAAGGTGGCCGCTCACTCCAGACTGGTCGAACGTGATGACCTGCAAAGTGCAAGTAGTCTATAAACGCTTGCAGTGATAAGAGATGAAGTTCTGGCTTCACTACTGCGCCAATACAGCCGACTAGACTTACAGAGTCTATGCCGAGGCACTTCACGTATTTCTGCACAATCCTGCCCACAAGGTTTGAGTTCCACATGCACTCTGGATCATCAGGCATGTTGCTGGAAGAGAAAACAGAAATGGAATGTCAAAATAACGACAGCAAGGCGAATTGCATAAGGTAATGAACTAGTGACAAAAGCTCAAAGCTCACTAAATGGCGTGCTGATGTAAAGGACTATAACATCACAAAAAAATTTTTCACATTACTGTTTTTGCAGTTAAACATGTTTTATACTACATTGTACTGTTCAGATGTATTGTAGCAAGGTACATGTTATTTGCTGTTATTATGCATAAACATGTTAAAATTGTCCAAATTATAGTGTCCTTGTAAACGATATCACTGTGTAGATCACCTTGTACATCTGACACTGCAAGTGTTTGTACTGGAATTTCCAAGGGGAGGCTGAGTTTTTGCCATGCTGTGATGAAATGCCGTTAGTTCAATTTCCCTTCCCTTGGTTTGCAATGCATTGTACAATATGAAACTTTATTATAATTATAAATACAGCAGCGGACACGTTCCACGCACAAAACTGCACTTCATCTGCCCTCTGTGCCTCCGCACTCCAAAATGTAGTTCCCAAGCGACGCTGATGTTGAAAGAAGTTATAGAATTACATGTTTCTAACTAATCGACTGAGTGGAAGCTTCATGGAAAAATCAGTGACACACAGTGGGAAggacccccccccctttccctcctttgttacccgccgtggttgctcagtggctatggtgttaggctgctgagcacgaggtcgcgggatcgaatcccggccacggcggccgcatttcgatgggggcaaaatgcgaaaacacctgtgtacttagatttaggtgcacgttaaagaaccccaggtggtcgaaatttccggagtcccccactacggcgtgcctcataatcagaaagtggttttggcacgtaaaaccccataatttttttttccctcctttGTCTTAGCAAACAGCTGACCTGTGTTGACGCTCTTATTCCTCTTCATCAATCACCCAAACGACAGTTTCCCCCTATTGTCATCACACTCATGACCTTGCTGATGTCGCAATGTGCAAAGATGGGACTGGAACAGCCCAGATTggagactgtttttttttttttaattgtagcTTATCCGCTGCACTAAGTGCTGCCACGTTTGCCTAAGCTGGTCTTCAGGGCATTTTGCACAAGATTCATGTTTACTGAAAGTGTGTTCAAAACGCCAGATGTGGTTAAGGAGCCCGTTAAGTATTTTCTTCTGCCAAAGATGACAAAAATAGCTTTGAAAAAATAACCTGCCAGTCTGAAATTATTTAGTTTCTCTCCATTAGTGCCTTTCCTCACAGCTTTTACAGTCATTCCCACTGCTTTCAGATGATTCAATGACACAAACCTGTGTTGTACTATGATCAAGTTTTCACTTGGGATCCCCAAGGAAACACAGCTGCTCCAcagttcttccttcctttcaccGCCTTGGTGGTAGTAGTTGCCTGCAAACATTACCAACACTGTGTTAAAGTGGACTGTGTGCAGGTTCTACAGCGCACAGTAAAGCCACACCAAGGTCAGCTCCTCATATTGTGAAGCTCCCTCTACAGACCAGATGCGCACCTGAAAGCAAGATGAGCATAGTGTACTAAAGCACCTAGTTGGATATGGCAGTGGGCCTAAAGTAACAAATAAACATGTGCACCGTGGCAGCTCTTTTTGGAGTCCCCGTACCTGCGCGTGAAGACGCACCAATGGGTCACTTGTCACATTCCTCTGGTGCATCATGGCCCACAGATGAGTTACCGGGGAGTTGTGCTCCTTGGAAACTTCCTCAAGGTGCGGAGAGATGGCACCATGGCACGTCAAACCAGAAGCAACAAGAATTTTTCTTCTTCGTCAATTTTGCACAGCAGGGAAGCCCTACACGGCAGCACAGCGGGAATAACTGCCATGACCTACATTGCAGTGAACATGTTACACTGACCTCACTGTTCTgcaccttttatttcttttatttatttattttgtttaaacCTGTGGCAGaaattttttaaaatgtgctcCCAAgcattaaaggagtactgacatgatGTTTTCGACTTGCCATACTTTTAAAATGTTAAATGAAGTCCAAACCATCTAAATCCTAGAAAAAATACTAGCAAGAGTCAGATCGCCCTAGATAATTTTCTATACACAGTGGAAACTCGTTGATACAATCTTCAAGGGAACCGGAAAATAAAATGTATCTGAAAATCATTATTCAAAGAAAGTTCGAAAAAGTATGAAAATAGGCATACTCAGTGACAAATTCAATATCAAAGGTTCGTATGGCATCAAGTAATGCTGCTCCACATAACACGTTATACGGAGCCGCATCACTCGACACCACACAAACCGCagccaacccaattttattcagCAACGTTAAACTAGCTCGTCAGTTTGCGTTGAACTTTCTTCTTTTCAATGCCCATATAAAAAGTTCTGGAAgttaaaaaattatgcagatcccacgcactgtgggaaccgatgtaagcgaagcttccaatgctggatgctttgattgacgataattagcggtgacatTGACGGTTAAACCTTAATTTCTTCGACGTTTAGGCTCACACaggagtggcgagttgatgttaaacgttaccttgcatgcaccacagccggttgtctgcatagtacacagaacacacagggaaagatgtttgcttgaggcgttgttgtgcaccatattttataaccttTCAGAGGGTCGAGCATTattattgcctcacatggcacatcgcattgtggcagaagtattaaacttgaattggattatggggctgtacgtgccaagaccacaatcggattatgaggtacgccacaGTGGCGGACTCCGAATTATTTTCACACCGTGttgttctttaatgtgtcccaaaatctaagtgcacgtgcattttttattttgtttccgatgaaatgtggctgccacagTTGGGATCAAATCTACGAcatctagcaatgccatagccacaaatcTACCATGGTGGGCACAGAAGCGTTGATTTGACAGTCACCCGCTTCCATAGTGTCTCTTGGACTCTGCAGTACGCTTTAATTAATGTGGCTGTGTTTCTGCACGCCCTGCCTAATTCGcccacttgacatatttgcatggcgtttatttttcagacatAGCAACAATGAACTGTcgatggccagggagctccagagggcattgtgcacatttgatgcggtgggtgaaaacgagtttctcccatCGCCTTTCCTCTCCGACTCGcgcctgtcatctatatacacgctctgaaccatccCTCGACGCAGTGtgcgagacagcagcagcagaggtagcagcagcagtgggaaagtcgaaggaagagacaaagaaagcttcgctttaaaaaggaaGCCACCATTTCCTTAATGAACTGAGCAGCGGCGAACCACCAGTCGGTGTGGCTGCAATGCCACAGCAGCGTTTTACCGCCATCAGCATGCCGCGTGCGTTATTGCTCCAGTGTGGCTCGGGCTTAACATGTTCGTGAGCCATTGGAATGTCATTTAAGCTAGTACACTGGAATATAAAGCTAATACCTTTAGAAATAACAGTAAAAGCTCACTTCTACAGTCATATTATCCAATTTCAGGTGAAAATGCAATTGCAAAAACCGTATGAAAATACATAGCCAGCAAAAGATAACTGTATTatccaaaaaaatgtattatgcAGAATCGTATagacgagattccactgtactcgTTTCTATGAAGTGATCAATGGCAGTCAAACAAGATGTCTCCACAGTCTTCTGGAGCCCACATTTCAACAAAGGGAGCTAGCTGTCTTTGTCTGGGCCACAAATAAATTTCAGTACTCAAGTATAAACTGGTTTTGGTACCTAGGTGGTGAATGCATCATGACATCATGACATACAGGTTTACTCCATTCGTGCGACTGCTGCATGCAAGAGCAGCAGGAAAAGCACGCAACActcttgtttaattttttttatgggCAATGTAGTGTAACTAACCTTACTGCCACACAATAGCAGTGAGTTTTCGTCTGTATCATTACATTGCAATAATGTCAACGATACCTGCCATGGGATTTCTACATCAAATTTAGTACAGAATAAAAGAATTTCGAGTGTTTCTCAACTTCCTACCTAAGTTGCTGTCACCCTTCCATATGCAAGAAGCATATAGCAGAGTTTCTAAAACTTTAAATAAAAACGTGTGTCAGTACTTTAACTCCTAATCTGTGCAACAGTGACTATTACACGAAATATCAGGAAGAAACAACTCTGTCACTAGAAAGCTTCTACAACCCTCTtccttccacaaggaagtgttTCTACAACTTCGAAAACGTGTGTCCAAACTCTTTAACGTTGTCTACTGAGAAAATATATGACAGTACAAGCTCGTGTAAATTATATCGCAAGCTGATGCATGGATAGTTGTCGCGTGACATTGCGACTGCAGCTTCTCACAGTGCCAGTACCCAAACATGGAGGCCGTGACGACATCAGTGCACCGCGCTGTCACAAACATTGTTTTGCTTTTCGATGGGGCGCATCTGTCATGCTATCATGTTTGTTGATTACACAGCTTGCAAACATGCTAATACACCAAGATGACAGCCACGAGAACGTCAATGCAAGCCACGTATGCATGAACCAATAGGAATTATTGTTTTACCTGGGCTGAAATAGAATCGCATCACATCATGCTGGAACTTGTGAGCAGTAAATGCAAATGCCAGTCTCAACAATCTCAACAATTACAATGCTTCCAAAGGC
It includes:
- the PIG-L gene encoding N-acetylglucosaminyl-phosphatidylinositol de-N-acetylase, with product MEYGWWLSLAVFVVSVLLLFYLFVCNVCRLRTRKNIGSVGRVLLVIAHPDDECMFFGPTVLGLLQRKCELHLLCLSNGNYYHQGGERKEELWSSCVSLGIPSENLIIVQHSNMPDDPECMWNSNLVGRIVQKYVKCLGIDSVITFDQSGVSGHLNHIAVHKGVVGILKKDLAPAGCRLFVLESVNKLRKYVGLLDVPLSYLLSEHAYVLPWSMVSLVKVALHKHKSQMLWFRHLYSCFSRYMVVNTLSEVTVDQSKDN